In one window of Streptomyces sp. NBC_01224 DNA:
- a CDS encoding WhiB family transcriptional regulator yields the protein MLINTASDPAFVWQETALCAQAGPEFFFPAPGSSTREAKQLCNACEGREACLEYALANDERFGVWGGLSEKERDRLRRTGRDRA from the coding sequence ATGCTGATCAACACCGCGTCCGACCCCGCGTTCGTCTGGCAGGAGACAGCGCTGTGCGCGCAGGCGGGGCCCGAGTTCTTCTTTCCTGCTCCCGGCAGCTCCACCCGTGAGGCCAAGCAGCTCTGCAACGCCTGCGAAGGGCGCGAGGCCTGCCTGGAGTACGCCCTCGCCAACGACGAGCGCTTCGGCGTATGGGGCGGCCTGTCCGAGAAGGAGCGGGACCGGCTGCGCAGAACCGGTCGCGACCGGGCCTGA
- a CDS encoding ABC transporter ATP-binding protein, with protein MTDQTPHSPAVRVRGLRRVFGDRAVLDGLRLDIARGEFVALLGASGSGKTTLLRILGALDGADGGEVLVPQARTVVFQEPRLVPSKKVLANVTVALPRNRSEHGLRALAEVGLERHADAWPATLSGGEAQRVALARALVREPELLLLDEPFAALDALTRLKMQDLVGELCRKHRPAVLLVTHDVDEAVRLADRVAVLREGRLITDDPVTVDRPRDPGDPAFAALRRRLLDDLGVETAPQPATAPERNEVGVI; from the coding sequence ATGACCGATCAGACCCCTCATTCACCTGCGGTACGGGTACGGGGACTGCGCCGCGTCTTCGGCGACCGTGCCGTGCTCGACGGACTGCGACTCGACATCGCACGGGGCGAGTTCGTCGCCCTGCTCGGCGCGAGCGGGAGCGGCAAGACGACCCTGCTGCGCATCCTGGGCGCACTCGACGGCGCCGACGGGGGAGAGGTCCTCGTCCCTCAGGCCCGTACTGTCGTCTTCCAGGAACCCCGCCTCGTACCGTCGAAGAAAGTCCTCGCCAATGTGACGGTGGCCCTGCCGCGCAACCGCTCCGAGCACGGGCTGCGTGCCCTGGCCGAAGTCGGTCTGGAACGGCACGCCGACGCCTGGCCCGCCACCCTCTCCGGCGGCGAGGCCCAGCGGGTCGCGCTCGCCCGCGCCCTGGTACGCGAACCCGAACTGCTGCTGCTGGACGAGCCGTTCGCCGCACTCGACGCCCTGACCCGGCTCAAGATGCAGGACCTGGTGGGGGAGCTGTGCCGCAAGCACCGGCCCGCGGTCCTCCTCGTCACCCATGACGTCGACGAAGCGGTACGGCTCGCCGACCGGGTCGCCGTCCTGCGCGAGGGCCGGCTCATCACCGACGATCCCGTCACCGTCGACCGGCCGCGCGACCCCGGCGACCCCGCGTTCGCAGCCCTGCGCCGACGACTCCTCGACGACCTCGGGGTCGAGACGGCCCCGCAGCCCGCAACAGCCCCCGAACGTAACGAAGTCGGAGTGATCTGA
- a CDS encoding LLM class flavin-dependent oxidoreductase, with protein MATEVLWYIIPREGAYPWEPEGRRPVDLGYLTQLAGTVERLGYSGALLATDLYDVWPLGSALAASTSTRFKPLLAVHPGLISPTLLAKTALSFDTLFGGRLRFNVVNGSTKTLQEYGLHVEHDERYELSAEYWSIVKRLTAGEVFDHKGRFYDLKNAGASFRELKPVQESHIPLWFGGSSDPGIEMAAEHVDTFLTWGEPPHLLKEKLEKVRARAAAYGRTLRIGLRLHLIVRDTEDEAWAAVDRLLDVTSDATYARRLGESAGEDGVGWQRQFRQHGGKVPAHARELEVHPNMWPGMSLFRPGPGTAVVGSTAQVIERLKEFEDLGVDTFILSGNPLLEEAYRVAETVLPALGVKG; from the coding sequence ATGGCGACCGAAGTCCTCTGGTACATCATCCCGCGCGAAGGCGCCTACCCCTGGGAGCCCGAAGGGCGGCGGCCGGTAGACCTCGGCTACCTCACCCAGCTCGCCGGCACGGTCGAACGCCTGGGCTACAGCGGTGCGTTGCTCGCCACCGACCTGTACGACGTCTGGCCGCTCGGCAGCGCGCTGGCCGCCTCCACCAGCACCAGGTTCAAGCCCCTGCTGGCCGTCCACCCCGGCCTGATCTCACCCACCCTGCTCGCCAAGACGGCCCTCAGCTTCGACACCCTCTTCGGCGGCCGTCTCCGCTTCAACGTCGTCAACGGCTCGACCAAGACGCTCCAGGAGTACGGACTCCACGTGGAGCACGACGAGCGGTACGAACTGAGCGCCGAGTACTGGTCGATCGTGAAGCGGCTGACGGCCGGTGAGGTCTTCGACCACAAGGGCCGCTTCTACGATCTGAAGAACGCGGGCGCGTCCTTCAGGGAGCTGAAACCGGTCCAGGAATCGCACATCCCGCTCTGGTTCGGCGGCTCCTCCGACCCCGGTATCGAGATGGCGGCCGAGCACGTCGACACCTTCCTGACCTGGGGTGAACCCCCGCACCTGCTCAAGGAGAAGCTGGAGAAGGTCAGGGCGCGCGCCGCCGCGTACGGGCGCACCCTCAGGATCGGACTGCGCCTGCACCTCATCGTCCGCGACACGGAGGACGAGGCCTGGGCGGCGGTCGACCGGCTCCTGGACGTCACGAGCGACGCGACGTACGCCCGTCGGCTCGGCGAGAGCGCGGGAGAGGACGGCGTGGGCTGGCAGCGCCAGTTCCGCCAGCACGGCGGCAAGGTCCCCGCGCACGCACGGGAGCTGGAGGTGCACCCCAACATGTGGCCGGGCATGAGCCTCTTCCGCCCCGGCCCCGGTACCGCGGTCGTGGGCTCGACGGCCCAGGTGATCGAACGCCTCAAGGAGTTCGAGGACCTGGGCGTCGACACCTTCATCCTCTCCGGCAATCCGCTGCTGGAGGAGGCATACCGGGTGGCGGAGACGGTACTTCCGGCGCTGGGGGTGAAGGGCTGA
- a CDS encoding ABC transporter substrate-binding protein translates to MTITIGVHSSNPSLYHLYHLSRLGLAQEELAPLGESVVFHPYTNGVRTGELLSQGVIDFGGTGSTPPVTAQAAGHDIVYTAVSAPRPEHGALLVPEDSPVRTIADLKGTTVHLAIGSWQTHLIAKALDDTGLSYAYDITAVRSDGDSEELLRTGVIAAWVAQGAQLAAARRTGGLRTLVRTGDVITDRSVFFARRDLAESRPEVIEALTRALQRADDWAAAHPRQAAEIAAADLGGSADDWETALRTLPWQIEPVTDAFIAEQQEAADIFHRTGFIDRPVTVARARAGAAADKAA, encoded by the coding sequence ATGACCATCACCATCGGTGTGCACAGCAGTAACCCGTCCCTCTACCACCTGTACCACCTCTCTCGGCTCGGCCTCGCCCAGGAGGAACTGGCCCCGCTCGGCGAGAGCGTCGTCTTCCATCCGTACACCAACGGCGTCCGCACCGGCGAACTCCTCAGCCAGGGCGTCATCGACTTCGGCGGCACCGGCTCCACCCCGCCGGTCACCGCCCAGGCCGCCGGACACGACATCGTCTACACCGCCGTATCCGCACCGCGCCCCGAACACGGCGCGCTCCTCGTCCCCGAGGACAGCCCCGTGCGTACGATCGCCGACCTCAAAGGCACCACCGTCCACCTCGCGATCGGTTCCTGGCAGACCCATCTGATCGCCAAGGCGCTCGACGACACCGGGCTCTCCTACGCCTATGACATCACCGCCGTACGCAGTGACGGCGACAGCGAGGAGCTGCTGCGCACCGGTGTCATCGCCGCCTGGGTCGCGCAGGGCGCCCAGCTGGCCGCGGCCCGCCGCACCGGCGGGCTGCGCACCCTCGTCCGGACCGGCGATGTCATCACCGACCGCTCCGTCTTCTTCGCCCGCCGCGACCTGGCCGAGAGCCGCCCCGAAGTCATCGAGGCGCTCACCCGTGCCCTGCAGCGCGCCGACGACTGGGCGGCCGCCCATCCCCGCCAGGCGGCCGAGATCGCCGCCGCCGACCTCGGTGGATCCGCCGACGACTGGGAGACCGCGCTGCGCACCCTGCCCTGGCAGATCGAGCCCGTCACGGACGCCTTCATCGCCGAGCAGCAGGAAGCGGCCGACATCTTCCACCGCACCGGCTTCATCGACCGGCCGGTCACCGTCGCCCGTGCCCGGGCCGGTGCCGCCGCGGACAAGGCGGCGTGA
- a CDS encoding ABC transporter substrate-binding protein: MTHAVLPRTLWFTRCPVPTATGIAADRQWLTEEFAPDGIMVRSLQDAAPDADRAAHFTHALPGLFREGGNVPALWARSRGERTRLIGLTWIEERQTVLVRPGSGIRGVDALRGRRLGVPVHGIAIDFWRAMALRGFEGALACAGLALDDATVVDVPASEYEGQWAAELAALRRGDVDAVYVKGALAVEAARRAGAEVAVELDELADRRFRINNGTPRPITVHQQLLDDHPDLVDRFLAVLLRAADWATGQPGEVARILGAETGAGADGVAGAYRPGTHLNLHPDLSPERLALLTAQEAGLRAHGFLPEAVDVTAWADPEPLRRAIALAASRPAASPLSAP, encoded by the coding sequence ATGACGCATGCCGTCCTGCCCCGGACGCTCTGGTTCACCCGCTGTCCCGTACCCACCGCGACCGGCATCGCCGCCGACCGGCAGTGGCTCACCGAAGAGTTCGCGCCCGACGGCATCATGGTGCGCTCCCTCCAGGACGCCGCGCCCGATGCCGACCGTGCCGCCCACTTCACCCACGCGCTGCCGGGACTCTTCCGCGAAGGAGGCAACGTCCCTGCCCTGTGGGCCCGTTCGCGTGGCGAGCGGACCCGGCTGATCGGTCTCACCTGGATCGAGGAACGGCAGACCGTACTGGTCAGGCCCGGCTCCGGCATCCGGGGCGTCGACGCCCTGCGCGGGCGGCGGCTCGGCGTTCCCGTGCACGGCATCGCCATCGACTTCTGGCGGGCCATGGCACTGCGCGGCTTCGAGGGCGCGCTCGCCTGCGCCGGACTCGCACTGGACGACGCCACCGTCGTCGACGTACCCGCCTCGGAATACGAAGGCCAGTGGGCCGCCGAGCTGGCGGCGCTGCGGCGCGGTGACGTCGATGCCGTGTATGTGAAGGGCGCGCTGGCCGTCGAGGCCGCACGGCGGGCGGGCGCCGAGGTGGCCGTCGAGCTCGACGAGCTGGCCGACCGCCGGTTCCGGATCAACAACGGCACCCCGCGCCCCATCACCGTCCACCAGCAACTCCTCGACGACCACCCCGACCTCGTCGACCGCTTCCTCGCCGTCCTGCTCAGGGCCGCCGACTGGGCCACCGGACAGCCCGGCGAGGTCGCCCGCATCCTCGGCGCCGAAACCGGGGCGGGCGCCGACGGAGTCGCCGGGGCCTACCGGCCGGGCACCCACCTCAACCTCCACCCCGACCTCTCCCCGGAACGCCTCGCCCTTCTCACCGCGCAGGAGGCCGGGCTGCGCGCCCACGGCTTCCTGCCCGAAGCCGTCGACGTCACGGCCTGGGCCGACCCCGAGCCGCTGCGCCGCGCCATCGCACTCGCCGCCTCCCGTCCCGCCGCCTCCCCGCTTTCTGCCCCCTGA
- a CDS encoding IclR family transcriptional regulator, translating into MTEAATVRAPGGAQAVQRALDVLHCFHDNGPDLSASDLARRLGLSVSTAHRLARTLFGAGFLEQDARTSRYRLGPAVTELGRLSYHQRGLHLAAPELTDLAERTGATADLALRSGPHAVIVAGGSVTPRMGLRRPLHSTALGKVLLAWARPGEGGPSSLPPLPAFTDRTIVEPAALETELTKVRTDAYALNDGESAYGVRTLAVPVLDGAGYARFALAVRATPSVITKARTEWFLSQARSCARALEVLLLSPAERRPPTP; encoded by the coding sequence ATGACCGAGGCCGCGACAGTGCGTGCTCCCGGCGGAGCGCAGGCGGTACAGCGCGCCCTGGACGTCCTGCACTGCTTCCACGACAACGGCCCCGACCTCAGCGCCTCCGACCTCGCCCGCCGCCTCGGACTGTCGGTCTCCACCGCGCACCGTCTGGCCCGCACCCTGTTCGGCGCCGGCTTCCTTGAGCAGGACGCCCGTACGTCCCGCTACCGGCTCGGCCCCGCCGTGACCGAGCTGGGCCGGCTCTCGTACCACCAGCGCGGTCTGCATCTGGCCGCCCCGGAGCTGACCGATCTCGCCGAGCGCACCGGCGCCACCGCCGACCTGGCACTGCGCAGCGGCCCCCACGCCGTGATCGTCGCCGGTGGTTCGGTCACTCCGAGGATGGGGCTGCGCAGGCCACTGCACTCCACCGCGCTCGGCAAGGTGCTGCTGGCCTGGGCCCGGCCGGGCGAGGGCGGACCCTCCTCACTCCCTCCGCTTCCCGCGTTCACCGACCGCACGATCGTCGAACCGGCCGCACTGGAGACTGAGTTGACGAAGGTACGGACCGACGCCTACGCGCTCAACGACGGCGAGTCGGCGTACGGAGTACGGACCCTGGCGGTCCCGGTGCTGGACGGCGCCGGGTATGCGCGCTTCGCCCTCGCGGTCAGGGCCACGCCGTCCGTGATCACAAAAGCGCGCACCGAGTGGTTCCTGTCGCAGGCCCGCTCCTGTGCGCGGGCCTTGGAGGTCCTGCTGCTGTCCCCGGCGGAACGCCGACCGCCCACGCCCTGA
- a CDS encoding putative leader peptide: protein MAGRRTATPAHAAPVLLALTLRRHIDLARVSSAACR, encoded by the coding sequence ATGGCCGGCCGCCGAACCGCGACCCCCGCCCACGCCGCTCCGGTCCTGCTCGCCCTGACGCTGCGCCGTCACATCGACCTGGCGCGGGTCTCCAGCGCCGCCTGTCGCTGA
- a CDS encoding DEAD/DEAH box helicase: MTEAGPTEAGASTGRDARELLAQAERLLDTARVVLADHARAVDAVHTALTPLLDSLIRRELSAIPVSRLKDVTEGRLRLGAIEQAGFTTVGQVHGANRYELRQIPGVGAQTADQALAAAGQIAHAVRDTVAVRIDVDTPDESTTALVTALHRLVEAGPDVRRAVDAAGRLIGRLEPLLAAAGPARGRLRMLFTRRQTRAQALEAVASVRTAVAEATARGLPLLFGQVSVDLLRNAESDVAAWVDFELRSAEYYSLLAEMSGTGPDRDAAEGFLPSGIAHRVRGLRLDDAHLRVSLRGYQSFGARFALAQKRVILGDEMGLGKTVQAIAALAHLSARGETHFLVVCPASVLINWAREVRSRSTLRALPVHGPERHGAFAEWRETGGVALTTFDALHTLPAPRDCGMRPGMLVVDEAHYVKNPETRRSRAVSGWTQRTERVLFLTGTPMENRVEEFRSLVRHLQPELAPSIRTTHGAAGSHAFRRAVAPAYLRRNQEDVLTELPALVQVDEWEEFSEDDLDAYREAVGAGQFMRMRRAAYARPATSAKLNRLRELVAEAADNGLKVVVFSYFREVLLTVEQALETCVFGPLSGTHPAARRQEMIDRFGAVEGHAVLLSQIQAGGVGLNMQAASVVIICEPQIKPTMEHQAVARAHRMGQIRTVQVHRLLAADSVDERMLNILARKERLFDLYARRSDVAETTPDAVDVSDGALARRIVEEEQLRLATGTAEAAGAVSEN; encoded by the coding sequence ATGACAGAGGCCGGACCGACGGAGGCCGGGGCGTCCACGGGACGGGACGCCCGGGAGCTGCTGGCGCAGGCCGAGCGGCTGCTGGACACGGCGCGCGTGGTGCTGGCCGATCATGCCCGCGCCGTCGATGCGGTGCACACGGCGCTGACGCCGCTGCTCGACTCCCTCATCCGTCGCGAACTGTCGGCCATCCCGGTCTCCAGACTCAAGGACGTCACCGAGGGCAGACTGCGGCTCGGCGCGATCGAGCAGGCCGGCTTCACGACCGTCGGCCAAGTCCACGGGGCGAACCGTTACGAGCTCCGCCAGATCCCCGGGGTCGGCGCTCAGACCGCCGACCAGGCGCTGGCAGCGGCCGGGCAGATCGCCCACGCGGTACGGGACACCGTCGCGGTCCGGATAGACGTGGACACCCCGGACGAATCCACGACCGCGCTGGTCACCGCACTGCACCGGCTGGTCGAGGCCGGTCCGGACGTCCGCCGGGCCGTCGATGCGGCGGGCCGGCTCATCGGGCGTCTTGAGCCCTTGCTCGCCGCGGCCGGGCCTGCGCGGGGGCGGCTGCGCATGCTGTTCACCCGGCGGCAGACCCGCGCCCAGGCGCTGGAGGCCGTCGCCTCGGTACGGACCGCCGTCGCCGAAGCGACTGCGCGCGGGCTTCCCCTGCTGTTCGGGCAGGTTTCGGTCGATCTGCTGCGGAACGCGGAGTCGGACGTCGCGGCGTGGGTCGACTTCGAGCTTCGGTCCGCCGAGTACTACAGTCTGCTCGCCGAGATGTCGGGCACCGGCCCCGACCGGGACGCGGCTGAGGGGTTCCTCCCGTCCGGGATCGCGCACCGGGTGCGCGGTCTGCGGCTGGACGACGCCCATCTGCGCGTCTCCCTGCGCGGCTACCAGTCGTTCGGCGCCCGGTTCGCGCTCGCGCAGAAGCGGGTGATCCTCGGCGACGAGATGGGGCTCGGCAAGACCGTCCAGGCCATTGCCGCGCTCGCGCACCTCTCGGCGCGGGGCGAGACACACTTCCTGGTGGTCTGCCCGGCGAGCGTGCTCATCAACTGGGCGCGCGAGGTCCGTTCCCGCTCCACCCTGCGCGCGCTGCCGGTGCACGGCCCCGAGCGACACGGCGCCTTCGCCGAGTGGCGAGAGACCGGCGGGGTCGCGCTCACCACGTTCGATGCCCTGCACACCCTGCCGGCCCCCCGGGACTGCGGCATGAGACCCGGCATGCTGGTGGTCGACGAGGCGCACTACGTCAAGAACCCCGAGACCCGCCGTTCCCGGGCGGTTTCCGGCTGGACACAACGCACCGAACGGGTGCTGTTCCTGACCGGTACGCCGATGGAGAACCGGGTCGAGGAGTTCCGCAGCCTCGTCCGCCATCTGCAGCCCGAACTGGCGCCCTCGATCCGCACCACCCATGGAGCCGCCGGTTCGCACGCGTTCCGCAGGGCCGTCGCCCCGGCCTATCTGCGGCGCAATCAGGAGGACGTGCTGACCGAACTCCCGGCGCTGGTGCAGGTCGATGAGTGGGAGGAGTTCAGTGAGGACGATCTCGATGCCTACCGCGAGGCGGTGGGCGCCGGGCAGTTCATGCGGATGCGCCGGGCCGCGTACGCCCGGCCCGCCACATCCGCGAAACTGAACCGGCTGCGCGAGCTGGTCGCGGAGGCCGCGGACAACGGCCTCAAGGTCGTCGTGTTCTCATACTTCCGAGAAGTGCTCCTCACGGTCGAACAGGCCCTGGAGACGTGTGTGTTCGGGCCGCTCTCGGGGACTCACCCGGCTGCCCGGCGCCAGGAGATGATCGACCGGTTCGGTGCCGTCGAGGGCCATGCCGTCCTGCTGAGCCAGATCCAGGCGGGTGGTGTCGGACTGAACATGCAGGCTGCCTCCGTCGTCATCATCTGCGAACCGCAGATCAAGCCGACGATGGAGCACCAGGCGGTGGCCCGCGCTCACCGGATGGGGCAGATACGGACCGTCCAGGTGCACCGGCTCCTCGCGGCCGACAGCGTCGACGAGCGGATGCTGAACATCCTCGCCCGCAAGGAGCGGCTGTTCGACCTCTACGCACGGCGCAGCGACGTCGCCGAGACGACGCCGGACGCCGTGGATGTGTCGGACGGGGCTCTGGCCCGACGCATCGTCGAGGAGGAACAGCTGCGCCTCGCCACCGGAACGGCCGAAGCAGCCGGAGCGGTGTCGGAGAACTGA
- a CDS encoding ABC transporter permease, which yields MSDTTLHPGLVRPRPQRLGARSRTYSVTVRALGPLALLALWWAAAATGLLTPDVLASPAEVLRAVGELWGNGQLSDALTTSLTRSGLGLLIGLAAGLTLGITTGFTRLGDELLDSSLQTLRTIPFLSLVPLFMVWFGINETAKILLIAVATTFPMYVSTSSGVRNTDPKLIEAMRSFGMGRLALVREVVLPGALPSLLAGLRLSMTLSVIALIAAEEINATAGIGYLMSQAQSYARTDILAVCILVYGLLGLTADIVVRLLERVLMPWRTPQGAAR from the coding sequence ATGAGCGACACCACCCTGCATCCGGGCCTCGTCCGGCCACGTCCCCAGCGGCTGGGGGCCCGCAGCCGGACCTACTCCGTGACCGTCCGGGCACTCGGCCCCCTCGCCCTCCTCGCACTCTGGTGGGCGGCAGCCGCCACCGGCCTCCTCACCCCCGACGTACTCGCCTCACCCGCCGAAGTGCTGCGTGCCGTAGGGGAGTTGTGGGGCAACGGGCAGCTGTCCGACGCGCTCACCACCTCCCTCACCCGCTCCGGACTCGGCCTCCTCATCGGGCTCGCCGCCGGGCTGACCCTCGGCATCACGACCGGATTCACGCGCCTCGGCGACGAACTCCTCGACTCCTCCCTCCAGACCCTGCGCACCATCCCGTTCCTCTCCCTGGTGCCCCTGTTCATGGTCTGGTTCGGGATAAACGAGACCGCAAAGATCCTGCTCATCGCCGTCGCCACCACCTTCCCGATGTATGTGTCGACATCGAGCGGGGTGCGCAACACCGACCCGAAGCTCATCGAAGCCATGCGCAGCTTCGGCATGGGCCGGCTCGCTCTCGTGCGCGAAGTCGTCCTTCCCGGAGCCCTGCCGTCCCTGCTCGCCGGGCTGCGGCTGTCCATGACACTCAGCGTCATCGCACTGATCGCCGCCGAGGAGATCAACGCGACCGCCGGCATCGGCTATCTGATGTCCCAGGCACAGAGCTACGCCCGCACCGACATCCTCGCCGTCTGCATCCTCGTCTACGGGCTGCTCGGACTCACCGCCGACATCGTCGTACGGCTGCTGGAACGCGTGCTCATGCCCTGGCGCACCCCGCAGGGAGCCGCCCGATGA
- a CDS encoding NrtA/SsuA/CpmA family ABC transporter substrate-binding protein, whose translation MNLPRPLRTTIAPAILTVTALLALTACGTSEADSGSGGFGAKGTVDIRIPDPGNSGVLAVGKKDGSLDKALAKAGAKVRWTGSAGPFAPAAQAMNADQLDIATGSITSGITSLAQRPGFKFFTAVDPDAAGEGILVKNGSGIESVADLVGRKVAVNQGGTGEYLLLKALDKAGIPADKVKRVYLRPDQTAAVFNAGKVDAWSVWATYAVAEIGSGKAHFVADGAAIGSDNYSLNAVRTGFAEQHPKVVKALYQYLHEAGAKEKQNPAAYLNVFTDVGPTAVTGKAKEVQTDFIRKGGTVGPIGPEDIKRFEAVAGFYAEQKVTPTEIDVAAHLLDIEKLK comes from the coding sequence ATGAACCTTCCCCGGCCACTGCGTACGACCATCGCCCCCGCGATCCTCACGGTCACCGCACTCCTCGCCCTTACCGCCTGCGGCACCTCCGAGGCCGACAGCGGCAGCGGCGGTTTTGGTGCCAAGGGCACGGTGGACATCCGCATCCCCGACCCCGGAAACTCCGGTGTGCTCGCCGTCGGCAAGAAGGACGGCAGCCTCGACAAGGCTCTCGCGAAGGCCGGCGCCAAGGTGCGGTGGACCGGCAGCGCCGGGCCGTTCGCCCCGGCCGCCCAGGCGATGAACGCCGACCAGCTCGACATCGCCACCGGCTCCATCACCTCCGGCATCACCTCGCTCGCCCAGCGCCCCGGCTTCAAGTTCTTCACCGCGGTCGACCCGGACGCTGCCGGCGAAGGAATCCTCGTCAAGAACGGCTCCGGCATCGAATCGGTCGCCGATCTGGTCGGCAGGAAGGTCGCCGTCAACCAGGGCGGCACCGGCGAATACCTGTTGCTGAAAGCCCTCGACAAGGCCGGTATCCCCGCCGACAAGGTCAAGCGGGTCTATCTGCGGCCCGACCAGACAGCCGCCGTCTTCAACGCGGGCAAGGTCGACGCCTGGTCCGTCTGGGCGACCTACGCCGTTGCCGAAATCGGCAGCGGCAAGGCGCACTTCGTCGCCGACGGTGCTGCTATCGGCTCCGACAACTACAGCCTCAACGCCGTACGCACGGGCTTCGCCGAGCAGCACCCGAAGGTCGTGAAGGCGCTCTACCAGTACCTCCACGAAGCCGGCGCCAAGGAGAAGCAGAACCCGGCCGCGTACCTGAACGTCTTCACGGACGTCGGACCGACCGCCGTCACCGGCAAGGCCAAGGAGGTCCAGACCGACTTCATCCGCAAGGGCGGCACGGTCGGCCCCATCGGACCCGAGGACATCAAGCGCTTCGAGGCCGTCGCCGGCTTCTACGCCGAGCAGAAGGTCACCCCGACCGAGATCGACGTCGCCGCCCACCTCCTCGACATCGAGAAGCTGAAATGA
- a CDS encoding VOC family protein, translating into MLTTRFVNGAPNWIDLGTPDLDGAIAFYTGLFGWEYLAGGPETGGYGMFMLGGKTAGGAMTVTEEQAKPSWSVYFQSSDADATAKAVEQAGGEVPFAPMDVLDFGRMAGFKDRAGAFFGIWEPKENPGLGVVGVAGSLCWAELYTPDVPAAAAFYDTVFGWETAQTPFPGGGGSYTVIRTRGGGEDASFGGLVPLNAVATRAVAGPHWLPYFEVGDCDAAVADVERLGGKLTLEPMEMEGVGKFANVADPDGAEFALIKSAQTPEG; encoded by the coding sequence ATGCTTACCACCCGTTTTGTCAACGGAGCGCCCAACTGGATCGATCTGGGCACGCCCGACCTCGACGGGGCCATCGCGTTCTACACCGGTCTCTTCGGCTGGGAGTATCTGGCCGGAGGCCCGGAGACCGGCGGCTACGGCATGTTCATGCTGGGCGGTAAGACGGCCGGGGGCGCGATGACGGTCACCGAGGAGCAGGCGAAGCCGTCATGGTCCGTGTACTTCCAGTCGTCGGACGCCGACGCCACGGCGAAAGCGGTCGAGCAGGCCGGCGGCGAGGTGCCGTTTGCCCCGATGGATGTCCTGGACTTCGGCAGGATGGCCGGTTTCAAGGACCGGGCGGGTGCGTTCTTCGGTATCTGGGAGCCGAAGGAGAATCCGGGCCTCGGCGTGGTGGGTGTCGCGGGCTCCCTGTGCTGGGCCGAGCTGTACACACCGGACGTCCCGGCGGCCGCCGCGTTCTACGACACCGTGTTCGGATGGGAGACCGCGCAGACGCCGTTCCCGGGGGGCGGCGGGTCCTATACGGTGATCCGGACCAGGGGCGGCGGCGAGGACGCGAGCTTCGGCGGTCTGGTGCCGCTCAACGCCGTTGCGACACGAGCGGTCGCCGGGCCGCACTGGCTGCCCTACTTCGAGGTCGGCGACTGCGATGCCGCCGTCGCGGACGTGGAGCGGCTGGGCGGCAAACTGACGCTGGAACCGATGGAGATGGAGGGCGTGGGCAAGTTCGCCAACGTCGCCGATCCGGACGGAGCGGAATTCGCTCTGATCAAGAGCGCGCAGACGCCGGAAGGCTGA
- a CDS encoding tetratricopeptide repeat protein, whose product MNDHDRDALLAAAVRLRTDGRPEEARQQLLSLSAAFPADAEVAYQTAWVHDVLGLEAEAVPFYERCLDGTGLSEEDRRGALLGLGSTHRVLGQYERAVEVLRSGVERFPDDGALRTFLAMALFNTGEHHESVQLLLRLLAATSEDPHVRQYRRAIEHYAQDLNETM is encoded by the coding sequence ATGAATGATCACGACAGGGACGCTCTGCTCGCGGCGGCGGTGCGGCTGCGCACCGACGGACGGCCCGAGGAGGCCCGACAGCAGCTGCTGTCCCTCTCCGCCGCCTTCCCCGCCGATGCCGAAGTGGCCTACCAGACCGCCTGGGTCCACGATGTGCTCGGTCTGGAAGCCGAGGCCGTGCCGTTCTACGAACGCTGCCTGGACGGGACGGGGCTGTCGGAGGAGGACCGCCGGGGTGCGCTGCTCGGCCTCGGAAGCACCCATCGGGTGCTCGGACAGTACGAGAGGGCCGTCGAGGTCCTGCGCAGCGGTGTGGAGCGGTTCCCCGACGACGGGGCGCTGCGGACGTTCCTCGCCATGGCGCTCTTCAACACCGGCGAGCACCATGAATCCGTGCAACTGTTGCTGAGACTGCTTGCCGCCACCAGCGAGGACCCGCATGTGCGGCAGTATCGACGGGCGATCGAGCACTACGCGCAGGACTTGAACGAAACGATGTGA